ATATTCTTTCAAGAATGTACCCAGTACTTTTTTAGATGATTCGTCCATATGTTCAACCATAATGTGACGCTTCAATGATTTATCCATTTTATTTACGTGCTCTGGAAGTGATTTATATCCGCGACGAATTTCACGGTCAACTGTCATTTCACAAGCTGTTACACCTGCATAATATGCACCTGTCGCAGTTCTTTCAATTGTTACCCACACAAGCCAAAATGGTTTTCCGTTTGGAACTTCATCTTTATTTGTTAAAAACTTAATACCTTTTTCTACTGTACTACGCGCATGCATCGCACCGATATCAACAAATGCTGTTTTCTCTAGTACATCGACAAATACAGGTGAAATATTTTCTAGACTTAATGCCCCAACGCCAAAACCACCATGTCCATCTGTTGAATCATTTTTCACGATATTAAAACCGATTTTTTTCTTTTTCTCTGTCATATGTAAGTTCCTCCTCGTTTAAAGGCCGAAAATAGGCGCAATGATATTCTGTAAAAATATTAATACATATGGAATAACAACATTAAAAATAGGCTGGATTGTGTAATTGCTAAGCGGTGTAATAACAAGAATTAATAACGCTATCGCTCCATACTTTTCATACTGTGTCATTTTCGCACGAATATTTGTTGGTGCTAGATCCTCCACTACGCGATATCCATCAAGTGGTGGGATTGGCAATAAGTTAAAGACAAGTAAAACGATATTCAACATAATAAAAATCTGGAAAAATTGAGCTAACGTATCTGCTACTGCAGATGGAATTGAGTATAGTACACCAAATTTTAATAAGCTATACCAAATAATTAAACCCATTGCGCTTAAAATTAGGTTACTAATCGGTCCCGCAATAGAAACTAATATTCCTGCAAGGCGCGGTCTTTTAAAATTATACGGATTAACTGGTACTGGTCTTGCCCAACCAAAACCAAGAATTAACACTGCAATCATCCCAATAGGATCTAAGTGTGCCATCGGTGATAAAGTCAAACGGCCTTGTCTCTTTGCTGTATCGTCTCCAAATTTATATGCTACATATGCATGCGCAAATTCATGCACTGATAATGCGATAATAATGGCCATTGCTACCAAAGGAATTTGGTGCAACGGGTATCTAAATAACTGATCCATAATTCATCTCCTCTTCAATATATCAAAAAAGAAATTATTTATTTTTTCGATTGTTCTTCCTCATAATCCGCTATAATAAGAGTGTAACTTACATAAAAGGAGCGATTATATATGCCATACGTAACAGTGAAAATGCTAGAAGGACGCACAGAGGAACAAAAGAAAGCTCTTGCTGAGAAAGTAACAGCAGCAGTAAGCGAAACAACTGGTGCTCCTGAAGAAAACATCGTTGTTTTCATCGAAGAAATGTCTAAAAACCATTATGCAGTTGGCGGAAAACGCTTAAGTGACAAATAATTTCAAGTTCTTTCATAAGAAGCAGCTCCTAGCTGCTTCTTATTTTTTTCCTTCTAGTAACTCGATGATTCTCTCTTTATATTTTCCTTTTCTTCCATCTTCATAGATTAAATCATGCGGATAGAATAATTTTTGATCTCTTCTCTTCTTACCAGTAATTGCCTCAACAATATCCGATTCACGTGATAGCTCCCTAAGTTCTCCATTCGGCATAAGAAGTAAGATCGGCAGACGTTCCTCTTCTTCACCAGCACGGTAAAAGTCGTACGGTAAATCTGATGTTGAATCAACTACTAAATAGTATTCTGGATCAAGTCCAATCTTTTTAAATAAGCTACTTAATTCCATCCAATTATCTAAACCGTGCTTATCTGTAAACTCTACATATTTAAATAAGTTTCGATTCATAAAACGACGGCATAAATCACTTAAAATTGGATCTTCTTCATCCTGCCATACTTGGAAGTAGTAATACATAACGTTCTCGTCTAACTTTAAATAATCCTCTACTGTCACTTCTTCTTCAAATAAAGAATAGAAATGAACAGGATGATTTTTAAATGTATAATACTTCTCATGCAATGATTTTGCACGGTGTAAAATCTTCGTTAAAATAACTTCAGCACTGCGCGTTACCGGATGGAAATATACTTGCCAATACATTTGATAACGACTCATAATATAATGCTCAACAGCATGCATACCACTATTTTTAATGACTACTTGATTCCCGTACGGACGCATGACACGCAGTATACGTTCCATATCAAAGTTTCCATACTTTACGCCAGTGAAATACGCATCTCTTAATAAATAATCCATGCGATCTGCATCAATTTGACTGGAAATCATGCTAATCGCTAATTTATTAGTAGATGTTTTCGCAATTACATCGGCTACCTTTTGGGGGAAATCTTTATCCACACGACTTAATACGCGATTAATTTCCGTATCTCCAACGATAATCTTTTGCGTAAATTTCTCATGATCTAATGAAAATACTTTTTCAAACGAATGAGAAAACGGGCCGTGACCGACATCATGAAGTAATGCCGCACATAAACATAACAATCTATCTTCAGCATTCCAGTTTGGTCTGCCATCAAACACATCATCAATCATACGACGAATAATTTCATATACACCTAACGAATGAGTAAAGCGACTATGCTCTGCACCGTGAAATGTAAAAAATGTCGTTCCAAGCTGTTTAATACGGCGCAAGCGTTGAAATTCTTTCGTTCCGATTAAATCCCAAATAACACGATCACGCACGTGCACATATTTATGTACCGGGTCTTTAAACACTTTTGTTTCGCTGAGTTTGTCGTTTAAATATACCACCTTCCGACATCCTCCTTTCTTTACTGCATTCTTACCATATATTATAAACGAAATAGGAAACAGAAAGAAATGAAAGACTATATTAATTGTCCTTATATAAAGAAAAAATCACTTTTACTTCGGTAAAAGTGATTTTTTCTTTATACATTATTTACCTAAAACGAATTCAGCAACTTCATCTAAGATCATTTCTTTACCTAGAGGAAAGTATCCTTTGTTTAAGTCTTCGTTTTTAATTGTAAATACGTGGTTATTTTTAACAGCGTTCATATTTTTCCAAATTGATTCTTCTTGGAATTCTTTTAGACGCTGAGAACCGTCACCAGTTGTAAATACGAATAAGTAATCTGGATTGTAATCAATTAAAGCTTCTTTTTGTACTTGTACTAAAGGTTTATCAGTTGGTGTACCTTTAACTGCTGGTAATTTTAAATCGTTAAAGATTACGCTACCGTAACCGTAGTCACCGTATACGCGGAAAGCGTTTGGATATGCAGCCATTTTCATAAATTTAGCATCGCCAGTTTTCGCTACGATTTTATCATGTAATTTGCTTGCTTTTTCATCATACTGTTTGAACCATTCTTTTGTTTCTTTCTCTTTACCGAAGATTTGACCTACTTCTTCGAATTTCGGACGCCATTGGTCTAATGGAGTTTTTAACATAACTGTTGGTGCAATTTTAGATAATTGATCATAAATCTTTTCTTGACGATTGTTTACAAGAATTAAGTCTGGTTTTGCAGCAGCTACTGCTTCGATGTTAATTTTATCGCCCCAAGCAGAACCAACTGGTTTTACGTCTTTTAATTTCTTTTCAATATGTGCATCAATTTTTTCTTGAGATGTATTAGCAGTAATGATTGGTTTCATACCAAAGATTAATAATTCTTCTGTTGAACCACTAAGGTCAGCAATTTTCTTTGGATTTGCAGGGATTTTAATTTCCCCTTTTGCATGTTGTACAGTGCGCTCTTCAGTCTTCGCATCTGCTTTCTTCTCTTCTTTGTTAGAACAAGCTGCAAATAGTACAGAAGTAACGACTAGTACCATTGCTAATAACGCCATTTTAAAATTCTTCATGTTCCCACTCCTTCTAGCTGTATTTCTCTTATAAGTTACAGTGAACTATAAGAAACAAGGTTAACAATTAATAAATATATACTGATTAATTGTTGCTTATGCCCCGTTCTAACGGGTGTTCAACTTCCTATTTACTAATAAGAAGCTCAACGTCCATTAGAAGCCCCCCTCTTTACGAGGGGGATTCTACTTATGCTTTTTTACGCAATTGATTACTAATCATCGCTAAATCATATGTTAAACAAATTGGTTTACAGTTTACTGGACACGGAACGATTTGAGCTTCAATCTCAAATACACTGCGAAGTGTTTCACTCGTCATCACTTCGTCTGGCGTTCCTTGCTTCATTAACTTACCTGCTTTTAATGCAATCATATGATCTGAGAAACGAGAAGCATGGTTTAAGTCATGGATAACCATAACAATCGTTCTACCTTCTTCTTCGTTTAATTTTTTCAATAAGTTTAATACTTCTAATTGATGAGCCATATCTAAGTACGTTGTCGGTTCATCTAATACGAGTAATTCTGTCCCTTGTGCAAGAGCCATCGCAATCCATACGCGTTGACGTTGCCCGCCTGATAACGCCTCTGCTGGACGATTTGCGAATTCTGTCATTCCCGTCACTTCAAGTGCCCAATGAATGTAGCGATAATCCTCTTCTTTCAATGTTCCAAACCCTTTTTGATGAGGAAAGCGTCCATATGAAACGAGTTCAAACACAGTAAGGCCAGTTGGCACTTCTGCAGTCTGTGGTAAAATTGCCATTTTCTTTGCGATTTCTTTCGTTGGCTGTTTCTCAATTGCTTTTCCGTCAAGATAAACAGTACCCTTTTTCGCCTTCAAAATACGAGAAGCCGTTTTTAATAATGTGGACTTCCCACAACCATTTGGTCCAATAATTGTTGTAATTTTCCCTTCCGGAATTTCAACTGTTAATCCATCAATAATTAACCCTTCATTATAGCCAACAGATACCGCATCAACTGCTAAAGTTGCCATACAAAAAGCCTCCCTTTATTTTGTCCTCATAAGTAAGTATATGAAATATG
This Bacillus paramycoides DNA region includes the following protein-coding sequences:
- a CDS encoding YwhD family protein, with product MTEKKKKIGFNIVKNDSTDGHGGFGVGALSLENISPVFVDVLEKTAFVDIGAMHARSTVEKGIKFLTNKDEVPNGKPFWLVWVTIERTATGAYYAGVTACEMTVDREIRRGYKSLPEHVNKMDKSLKRHIMVEHMDESSKKVLGTFLKEYNEAIWNESSEELRRALLSE
- a CDS encoding site-2 protease family protein, with product MDQLFRYPLHQIPLVAMAIIIALSVHEFAHAYVAYKFGDDTAKRQGRLTLSPMAHLDPIGMIAVLILGFGWARPVPVNPYNFKRPRLAGILVSIAGPISNLILSAMGLIIWYSLLKFGVLYSIPSAVADTLAQFFQIFIMLNIVLLVFNLLPIPPLDGYRVVEDLAPTNIRAKMTQYEKYGAIALLILVITPLSNYTIQPIFNVVIPYVLIFLQNIIAPIFGL
- a CDS encoding 2-hydroxymuconate tautomerase → MPYVTVKMLEGRTEEQKKALAEKVTAAVSETTGAPEENIVVFIEEMSKNHYAVGGKRLSDK
- a CDS encoding HD domain-containing protein, which gives rise to MVYLNDKLSETKVFKDPVHKYVHVRDRVIWDLIGTKEFQRLRRIKQLGTTFFTFHGAEHSRFTHSLGVYEIIRRMIDDVFDGRPNWNAEDRLLCLCAALLHDVGHGPFSHSFEKVFSLDHEKFTQKIIVGDTEINRVLSRVDKDFPQKVADVIAKTSTNKLAISMISSQIDADRMDYLLRDAYFTGVKYGNFDMERILRVMRPYGNQVVIKNSGMHAVEHYIMSRYQMYWQVYFHPVTRSAEVILTKILHRAKSLHEKYYTFKNHPVHFYSLFEEEVTVEDYLKLDENVMYYYFQVWQDEEDPILSDLCRRFMNRNLFKYVEFTDKHGLDNWMELSSLFKKIGLDPEYYLVVDSTSDLPYDFYRAGEEEERLPILLLMPNGELRELSRESDIVEAITGKKRRDQKLFYPHDLIYEDGRKGKYKERIIELLEGKK
- a CDS encoding ABC transporter substrate-binding protein; amino-acid sequence: MKNFKMALLAMVLVVTSVLFAACSNKEEKKADAKTEERTVQHAKGEIKIPANPKKIADLSGSTEELLIFGMKPIITANTSQEKIDAHIEKKLKDVKPVGSAWGDKINIEAVAAAKPDLILVNNRQEKIYDQLSKIAPTVMLKTPLDQWRPKFEEVGQIFGKEKETKEWFKQYDEKASKLHDKIVAKTGDAKFMKMAAYPNAFRVYGDYGYGSVIFNDLKLPAVKGTPTDKPLVQVQKEALIDYNPDYLFVFTTGDGSQRLKEFQEESIWKNMNAVKNNHVFTIKNEDLNKGYFPLGKEMILDEVAEFVLGK
- a CDS encoding ABC transporter ATP-binding protein, producing the protein MATLAVDAVSVGYNEGLIIDGLTVEIPEGKITTIIGPNGCGKSTLLKTASRILKAKKGTVYLDGKAIEKQPTKEIAKKMAILPQTAEVPTGLTVFELVSYGRFPHQKGFGTLKEEDYRYIHWALEVTGMTEFANRPAEALSGGQRQRVWIAMALAQGTELLVLDEPTTYLDMAHQLEVLNLLKKLNEEEGRTIVMVIHDLNHASRFSDHMIALKAGKLMKQGTPDEVMTSETLRSVFEIEAQIVPCPVNCKPICLTYDLAMISNQLRKKA